A DNA window from Paraclostridium bifermentans contains the following coding sequences:
- the murJ gene encoding murein biosynthesis integral membrane protein MurJ, translating into MNKVAKTTLMLMIITIISKVLGFVRELVLGGIYGTTLYSDAYIVAMNIPGTLFSLIGIALATTFIPLYYENSNSIKESNKFTNNIFNITLILSSVLVLLVLLFTEQVVKIFAMGFDGYTFKLTVEFTRIMIFGALFMGTSSIITSFLQAKENFVIPGLVGIPFNIIIIIVIILSLKINIYILPIGTVIAMASRLVFQIPSARRYGYKYKFEIGLKEDYIKKVIWLVGPVFIGVAVNQINTMVDRTLASTLLEGSISALNYANRLNSFVMGLFIASIGTAIYPALSKMSSDSNKDSFTKTVYKSVNSVILLVIPISVGAMVLAIPIVSLLFERGAFDANATKTTASALIFYSIGMVGFGLRDILGKVFYSLQDTKTPMINGAMAMGMNIILNLILVKFMGHAGLAFATSLSAIICILILFRSLKKKIGYFGQDKIIKTTIKSLIASILMGITTYVIYSMLSGLLGIGTIQKAISLFGSIGIGALTYGVLIVILKVEEVSIIIDFTKKKLNM; encoded by the coding sequence ATGAATAAAGTAGCCAAAACCACATTGATGTTAATGATAATAACTATAATATCTAAAGTTTTGGGCTTTGTAAGGGAATTAGTGCTTGGGGGTATTTATGGAACTACCTTGTACAGTGATGCATATATAGTTGCTATGAACATACCCGGAACACTATTTTCTTTAATAGGAATTGCATTAGCTACAACTTTTATACCTTTATATTATGAAAATAGTAATAGTATAAAAGAGAGCAATAAATTTACAAATAATATTTTTAATATAACTTTGATTTTAAGTTCGGTACTAGTATTATTAGTTTTGTTATTTACAGAGCAAGTAGTAAAGATATTTGCAATGGGATTTGATGGATATACTTTTAAGTTAACCGTAGAATTCACAAGAATTATGATATTTGGGGCATTGTTTATGGGAACAAGCAGTATAATAACATCTTTTTTACAAGCTAAAGAAAATTTTGTGATTCCAGGGCTTGTTGGAATTCCATTCAATATTATTATAATAATAGTTATTATACTGAGCCTTAAGATAAATATATATATATTACCAATAGGTACAGTAATTGCTATGGCAAGTAGACTGGTTTTTCAAATTCCAAGTGCACGTAGATATGGATATAAATATAAATTTGAAATTGGATTGAAGGAAGATTATATAAAAAAAGTTATATGGTTAGTAGGACCTGTGTTTATTGGGGTTGCAGTGAATCAAATTAACACAATGGTAGATAGGACTTTAGCATCTACATTATTGGAAGGAAGTATTTCAGCTTTAAACTACGCTAATAGATTAAATTCTTTTGTAATGGGATTGTTTATAGCATCAATAGGAACAGCTATATACCCAGCGCTATCAAAAATGTCATCTGATAGTAATAAAGATAGCTTTACAAAAACTGTTTATAAAAGTGTTAATAGCGTAATTCTTTTAGTTATTCCAATATCAGTAGGTGCTATGGTTTTAGCTATACCTATAGTGAGTTTATTGTTTGAAAGAGGTGCATTTGATGCAAATGCTACTAAAACAACAGCAAGTGCGTTGATATTTTATTCTATAGGAATGGTTGGATTTGGACTCAGAGATATATTGGGTAAGGTATTTTACTCATTACAAGACACAAAGACTCCCATGATAAATGGAGCTATGGCTATGGGAATGAATATAATCCTAAACTTAATATTAGTTAAATTTATGGGTCATGCAGGATTAGCATTTGCAACAAGTTTATCAGCGATTATATGTATATTGATTTTATTTAGAAGTCTTAAAAAAAAGATTGGATATTTTGGGCAAGATAAAATAATAAAAACTACAATTAAATCACTAATAGCATCTATTTTAATGGGAATTACAACGTATGTTATTTATAGTATGTTATCAGGGTTATTAGGAATTGGAACAATACAAAAAGCTATATCATTATTTGGATCTATAGGAATAGGTGCTTTAACATATGGAGTATTAATAGTAATATTAAAAGTTGAAGAAGTAAGTATTATAATTGATTTTACAAAAAAGAAATTGAACATGTAG
- a CDS encoding O-antigen polymerase, which produces MELLFSIIIFVQLLIAIIILKETLHPLIILKGVVFLGSIGLLIFHETWGINISAATVFILSTAIMWVDAGFAFTMMIANTSNRENLYLKNNKNLQNKKYEQKILNVSTNKAILSTILILITIIVYLSIGSDYIVGSDNIKEFTRNLMIYKGETRSNGAVDLGLWTYIILVCRMLGVVYLYFAVKEYMTSGWSKKVSILLMPSIAVFIMGYILGIRSILVIYSLIIVFIAYKIQVKSDKYENARDKKILEIKYLIMGILCIGLIFSYFFIAGKLAGKIDPNEGLNNIAIYLSGGVGAFDNVYKNLTFTSDLFGQQTFRIIYKALNIIPLFDFETQSTISTTIYGTGGFRTNVYTANLNFMADFGYMGVILCNMLIGMFHGFLYNKSKNEIDAGVWTVLNAFFMMPLVSYLNAEKYFAAMPLNAIYFIAIYLLIKLPILYKRRVR; this is translated from the coding sequence ATGGAATTACTATTTAGTATAATAATATTTGTTCAACTATTAATAGCTATTATCATATTAAAAGAAACTTTACATCCATTAATTATTTTAAAAGGTGTAGTATTTTTAGGATCTATAGGATTATTAATATTTCATGAAACATGGGGTATCAATATTTCAGCAGCTACAGTTTTTATATTGAGTACTGCAATTATGTGGGTGGACGCAGGTTTTGCATTTACAATGATGATAGCAAATACATCAAATAGAGAAAATTTATATTTAAAAAACAATAAAAATTTACAAAATAAGAAGTATGAACAAAAGATATTAAATGTATCAACCAACAAGGCAATTTTATCAACTATATTAATTTTAATAACTATTATAGTGTATTTAAGTATTGGTAGTGATTATATAGTAGGATCAGATAATATAAAAGAGTTTACTAGAAACTTGATGATATACAAAGGAGAAACTAGATCTAATGGGGCTGTGGACTTAGGGTTATGGACATATATCATATTAGTATGTCGTATGTTAGGTGTAGTATATTTATACTTTGCAGTCAAAGAATACATGACTAGTGGATGGAGTAAAAAAGTTAGTATTTTATTAATGCCGTCCATAGCCGTATTTATAATGGGATATATTTTAGGGATAAGATCTATACTTGTAATATATTCATTAATAATTGTGTTTATAGCATATAAAATTCAAGTAAAAAGCGATAAATATGAAAATGCTAGAGATAAAAAAATATTAGAAATTAAGTATCTTATCATGGGGATTTTATGTATAGGGCTCATTTTTTCTTACTTTTTTATAGCGGGTAAACTAGCAGGGAAAATAGATCCTAATGAAGGTTTGAATAATATTGCTATTTATTTAAGTGGTGGTGTAGGTGCATTTGATAATGTATATAAAAACTTAACATTTACAAGTGATTTATTTGGTCAACAGACATTTAGGATAATATATAAAGCATTAAATATAATTCCATTGTTTGATTTTGAAACTCAAAGCACAATAAGTACTACTATATATGGAACTGGTGGATTTAGAACTAATGTATATACTGCAAATCTAAATTTTATGGCTGACTTTGGATATATGGGCGTTATACTATGCAATATGTTAATAGGAATGTTTCATGGTTTTTTATATAATAAATCAAAAAATGAAATTGATGCAGGTGTATGGACTGTGTTAAATGCGTTTTTTATGATGCCACTAGTATCTTATCTAAATGCAGAAAAATACTTTGCAGCTATGCCTCTAAATGCAATATATTTTATAGCAATATATCTTCTTATAAAGCTACCAATTTTATATAAAAGGCGAGTAAGATGA
- a CDS encoding SDR family oxidoreductase — protein MGYQDVQFPKGTKFLVTGGAGFIGSNLIEALLNKGYFVRALDNFSIGKRENIKYFMDNENFEFIEGDIRDIQICQEICKDIDYILHQAAWGSVPRSIEMPLLYEEINIKGTLNMMTAARDNSVKRFVYASSSSVYGDEPNLPKVEGREGKLLSPYAITKKVNELYARNYFDLYGLETVGMRYFNVFGRRQDPNSYYSAVIPKFVKLLLSDEQPTINGDGENSRDFTYIDNVIEANLRACLAPKEACGRAYNIAYGGRISLNELYKTLKKLLCKDIKPIHGPDRKGDIKHSNADISNARKLLNYNPSYNFNDGIELTIDWYKKNL, from the coding sequence TTGGGATACCAAGACGTGCAATTTCCTAAAGGAACTAAGTTTTTAGTAACAGGTGGAGCTGGATTTATCGGCTCCAACCTTATTGAAGCACTATTAAATAAAGGTTATTTTGTTAGAGCTTTAGATAATTTTTCAATAGGAAAAAGAGAGAATATAAAATATTTTATGGATAATGAAAACTTTGAGTTTATAGAAGGAGATATAAGGGATATACAAATATGCCAAGAAATTTGTAAAGATATAGATTATATATTACATCAAGCAGCTTGGGGGTCTGTTCCTAGATCAATAGAAATGCCTTTGTTATATGAAGAAATAAATATAAAAGGAACTCTAAACATGATGACAGCGGCTAGAGATAATTCAGTTAAGAGGTTTGTATATGCATCATCCTCATCTGTTTATGGAGATGAACCTAATTTACCTAAAGTAGAAGGAAGAGAAGGAAAGTTATTATCTCCTTATGCTATAACAAAGAAAGTTAATGAACTATATGCTAGAAATTACTTTGACTTATATGGATTAGAAACTGTGGGAATGAGGTACTTTAATGTATTTGGAAGAAGACAAGATCCAAACTCTTATTACTCAGCAGTTATTCCAAAGTTTGTAAAATTACTTTTAAGTGATGAACAACCTACTATAAATGGAGATGGAGAAAATTCAAGAGACTTTACTTATATAGATAATGTAATAGAAGCTAATTTAAGAGCTTGTTTAGCTCCAAAAGAAGCTTGTGGAAGAGCTTACAATATAGCATATGGAGGTAGAATCTCTTTAAATGAATTATATAAAACACTAAAGAAACTATTATGTAAAGATATAAAACCTATACATGGTCCAGATAGAAAAGGTGATATAAAACATTCAAATGCAGATATATCAAATGCTAGAAAATTATTAAATTATAATCCAAGTTATAATTTTAATGATGGCATAGAGTTGACTATAGATTGGTACAAAAAAAATTTATAA
- a CDS encoding nucleotide sugar dehydrogenase → MTLELYQKIKDKKENLSVIGLGYVGMPLAIAFANKVNVIGFDVNKEKIELYKQGIDVTNEVGNKALKETTALMTSDETKLKEAKFHIIAVPTPINDDKTPDLTPIIGASRVLGRNLTKGSIVVYESTVYPGVTEEVCISILEEESNLKCGVDFKVGYSPERINPGDKLHRLENITKVVSGMDVESLENIASIYELIIEAGVHRAESIKVAEAAKVIENSQRDINIAFVNELSMIFNKMEIDTKAVLEASGTKWNFLKFYPGLVGGHCIGVDPYYLTHKAEQIGYHSQVILSGRRINDGMGKYVGESTVKNLIKANKQVKGAKVAILGMTFKEDCPDVRNSKVIDIINELKEYGINVFVADPIADENEVKREYGIELTKFENIKNMNAVIVAVGHKEYMELTLESIKKLYEEKPEILNSEDKLVLVDVKGIFDKKEAQLKNYLYWRL, encoded by the coding sequence TTGACATTAGAATTGTATCAGAAAATAAAAGATAAAAAAGAAAACTTATCAGTAATTGGATTGGGATATGTAGGTATGCCATTAGCAATTGCTTTTGCAAATAAAGTAAATGTAATAGGGTTTGATGTAAATAAAGAAAAAATAGAACTATATAAACAAGGAATTGATGTTACTAATGAAGTTGGAAATAAAGCCTTAAAAGAAACAACAGCTTTAATGACAAGTGATGAAACTAAATTAAAAGAAGCTAAGTTTCATATAATTGCAGTTCCAACTCCTATAAATGATGATAAAACTCCAGATTTAACACCAATAATTGGAGCAAGTAGAGTTTTAGGAAGAAATTTAACTAAGGGATCTATAGTAGTATATGAGTCAACTGTATATCCTGGAGTTACTGAAGAGGTATGTATATCTATATTAGAAGAAGAATCTAATCTGAAGTGTGGCGTTGATTTTAAGGTTGGATATTCGCCAGAAAGAATAAACCCCGGAGATAAGCTTCATAGATTAGAAAATATAACTAAAGTAGTATCTGGAATGGATGTAGAAAGTTTAGAAAATATAGCTAGTATATATGAATTAATTATAGAGGCAGGGGTTCATAGGGCAGAGAGTATAAAAGTAGCAGAAGCCGCTAAGGTTATAGAAAACTCTCAAAGAGATATTAATATAGCCTTTGTAAATGAATTGTCTATGATTTTCAATAAGATGGAAATAGATACGAAAGCAGTTTTGGAAGCATCAGGGACTAAATGGAATTTCTTAAAATTTTATCCTGGATTGGTTGGAGGGCACTGCATAGGTGTTGACCCTTACTATTTAACGCACAAAGCTGAACAAATAGGATATCATTCACAAGTTATATTATCAGGAAGAAGGATAAATGATGGAATGGGTAAATATGTAGGAGAATCTACAGTTAAGAATCTAATAAAAGCTAATAAGCAAGTAAAGGGAGCTAAAGTAGCAATTTTAGGTATGACATTTAAAGAGGATTGTCCAGATGTTAGAAACTCTAAAGTTATAGATATAATAAATGAATTAAAAGAATACGGAATAAATGTGTTTGTTGCTGATCCTATAGCAGATGAAAATGAGGTCAAAAGAGAATATGGGATAGAGCTAACTAAGTTTGAAAATATAAAAAATATGAATGCAGTTATAGTGGCTGTAGGACATAAGGAATATATGGAATTAACTTTAGAATCTATAAAGAAATTGTATGAAGAAAAGCCTGAAATATTAAACAGTGAAGATAAATTAGTTTTGGTTGACGTTAAAGGTATATTTGATAAAAAAGAAGCTCAGTTAAAGAATTACTTATACTGGAGGTTATAA
- a CDS encoding acyltransferase, with amino-acid sequence MRLNKKLSIYLNFIFRNIPIHMVFLITSLFPNHLYTNLIRGFLIKPFIGSSGKKLQIAPLVTINSPENLHVGNNCYISHNVYINAKGKIILDDYVIIGPMSVLATTNHIFENGVVKNKGISKPIHIKKGTWCASHVVVTSGITIGEGSLVAAGSVVTKNVENNIIVGGVPAKFISTNDNIS; translated from the coding sequence ATGAGATTAAATAAAAAGCTATCAATATATTTAAACTTTATATTCAGAAACATACCAATACACATGGTGTTTTTAATTACATCATTATTTCCAAATCATTTATATACAAACCTAATTAGAGGATTTTTAATTAAACCATTTATAGGATCAAGCGGTAAAAAACTGCAAATCGCACCCCTAGTTACCATAAATAGTCCAGAAAATTTACATGTGGGAAACAATTGTTATATTTCACACAATGTTTATATAAATGCTAAGGGAAAAATTATCTTAGATGATTATGTTATTATTGGGCCAATGAGTGTATTAGCTACAACAAACCATATATTTGAAAATGGAGTTGTAAAAAACAAAGGAATAAGCAAGCCTATTCATATAAAAAAAGGAACTTGGTGCGCGTCTCATGTTGTTGTCACAAGTGGGATAACAATAGGAGAAGGAAGTTTAGTAGCTGCAGGATCTGTGGTAACTAAAAATGTAGAAAACAACATTATAGTAGGTGGGGTTCCCGCTAAATTTATTTCAACTAATGATAATATATCATAA
- a CDS encoding glycosyltransferase translates to MSLLFIHDHKFPKFKDEYFCSYGFDDKFCDRYIQNFGKIKIMACHTKANINEKKFSDTISENISFITFNSIKDILKIKVRKQIEDEIKQSEYLIVRLPSFIGLMSLKYIKKLNKPYLVEMVGCPFDALWNHSIYGKILAPIMYKLCKKEIKEAPYVVYVTNEFLQNRYPTKGKSISCSNVMLPKNDEDVLQNRLKQIQSEKLNKKIILGTCATVGSRYKGQQNVIKAIKVLKEKGYEIEYQLVGGGDNSYLKNVAKKYDSYENVKFMGVLTHAEVFDWLDTIDIYVQPSLTEGLPRSLIEALNRGCPAIGSDAGGIPELLIDKSIYPQKSYKEFVNTFEYVNMHREELAIINFKKAKEYENNKLEARRSEFFKRFKESASILK, encoded by the coding sequence ATGAGTCTTTTATTTATACATGATCATAAATTTCCTAAGTTTAAAGATGAGTATTTTTGTTCATATGGATTTGATGATAAATTTTGTGATAGATATATTCAAAACTTTGGGAAAATCAAAATTATGGCTTGTCATACTAAAGCAAACATAAATGAAAAAAAGTTTTCAGATACAATAAGCGAAAATATATCATTTATTACGTTTAATAGTATAAAAGATATACTGAAAATAAAAGTGAGAAAACAGATAGAAGATGAGATAAAACAAAGTGAATATTTAATTGTAAGATTACCTAGTTTTATAGGGTTAATGTCTTTGAAGTATATAAAAAAATTAAATAAACCTTATTTAGTTGAAATGGTAGGGTGTCCATTTGATGCTTTATGGAATCACAGTATATATGGAAAGATTCTAGCTCCAATAATGTATAAGCTGTGTAAAAAAGAAATCAAAGAAGCTCCTTATGTTGTTTATGTAACTAATGAGTTTTTACAAAATAGATATCCAACTAAAGGGAAAAGTATATCTTGTTCAAATGTTATGTTACCTAAAAATGATGAAGATGTATTACAAAATAGATTGAAGCAAATACAAAGTGAAAAGTTAAATAAAAAAATTATTTTAGGTACTTGTGCAACTGTGGGATCTAGATATAAAGGACAACAAAACGTAATTAAAGCAATAAAAGTTTTAAAGGAAAAAGGATATGAAATAGAGTATCAGCTAGTTGGAGGTGGAGACAATTCCTACCTCAAAAATGTAGCTAAAAAATATGACTCTTATGAAAATGTTAAATTTATGGGAGTACTAACACATGCTGAAGTATTTGATTGGCTAGATACTATAGATATATACGTTCAACCAAGTTTAACAGAAGGGCTACCAAGATCATTGATTGAGGCATTAAATAGAGGATGTCCGGCTATAGGAAGTGATGCAGGAGGAATACCTGAGTTACTTATAGATAAAAGTATATATCCCCAAAAATCATATAAAGAATTTGTAAATACTTTTGAATATGTAAATATGCACAGAGAAGAACTAGCAATTATAAACTTTAAAAAAGCAAAAGAATATGAAAATAATAAATTAGAAGCTAGAAGAAGTGAATTTTTTAAAAGATTTAAAGAATCTGCTTCTATATTGAAATAA
- a CDS encoding glycosyltransferase family 4 protein: MKKILILANNDIGLYNFRKELPQRLLRLGYDVTIALPYGEKVEKFKDMGCNFIETPMNRRGMNVIQELKLLIQYIKIIKKIKPDLVLTYTIKPNIYGGIACRSLNQKVIHTVTGLGSVFIRDLWIKKVLIKLNKFSFKNACHIFFLNKDNQDFYKNIKIIANQQQISVVPGSGVNLKEFQFNEYPNNEKIKFTFIARIIKDKGIEEFLESAKNIKDKHLNVEFDVVGAIDEDIYINKLKEYEKLKVINYLGHRSDIQAIMKKSSCIVLPSYGEGRGTVLQEGAAIGRPLITCDTYGCKDNVDDGYNGYLCKSKDYKSLQNSIEKFINLSFEEKKEMGLNSRIKAEKEFDRDIVIKSYIDKINKITKML; encoded by the coding sequence ATGAAAAAAATTCTAATTTTAGCTAACAATGATATAGGATTGTATAACTTTAGAAAAGAATTGCCTCAGCGATTGTTAAGACTTGGATATGATGTAACAATAGCTTTACCATATGGAGAAAAAGTTGAAAAGTTTAAAGATATGGGATGTAATTTTATAGAAACTCCTATGAACAGAAGAGGTATGAATGTTATACAAGAGTTAAAGTTATTAATCCAATATATAAAAATTATAAAGAAAATAAAACCTGACTTAGTTCTTACGTACACTATAAAGCCTAATATTTATGGAGGCATAGCGTGTAGAAGTTTGAACCAAAAAGTAATTCATACAGTTACAGGGTTAGGTAGTGTATTTATACGAGATTTATGGATAAAAAAAGTATTAATAAAATTAAATAAATTTTCATTCAAAAACGCATGTCATATATTTTTCTTAAATAAAGACAATCAAGACTTTTATAAAAACATAAAGATAATAGCAAATCAACAACAGATAAGTGTTGTTCCAGGATCAGGAGTAAATCTTAAAGAATTTCAATTCAATGAATACCCTAATAATGAAAAAATTAAATTTACCTTTATAGCTAGAATTATTAAAGATAAAGGAATAGAAGAGTTTTTAGAAAGTGCTAAAAATATAAAAGATAAACATCTGAATGTAGAGTTTGATGTAGTTGGAGCAATTGATGAAGATATATATATAAATAAATTAAAGGAATATGAAAAGTTAAAAGTTATAAATTATTTAGGTCATAGGTCAGATATCCAAGCGATAATGAAAAAATCATCCTGTATAGTATTACCATCATATGGAGAAGGAAGAGGAACTGTACTTCAAGAGGGTGCAGCAATAGGAAGACCATTGATAACTTGTGACACATATGGGTGTAAGGATAATGTAGATGATGGATACAATGGATATTTATGTAAATCCAAAGATTATAAAAGCTTACAAAACTCTATAGAAAAATTTATAAATCTATCTTTTGAAGAAAAGAAAGAAATGGGTTTAAATAGTAGGATTAAAGCAGAAAAAGAATTTGACAGAGATATAGTAATAAAAAGCTATATTGATAAGATAAATAAAATTACAAAGATGTTATAG
- a CDS encoding DegT/DnrJ/EryC1/StrS family aminotransferase: MKKKIYLSSPHMGGEELNYINEAFDTNWVAPLGPNVNNFEKAVCEYTNSKAATALASGTSGIHLALKCLGVGEGDIVFCSTLTFSATANPIIYQGAEPVFIDSEYGSWNMSPIALQKAFDDAEKNNKMPKAVIVVNLYGQSADYDKLKDICNKYNVPIIEDAAESLGATYKGAQSGTIGDIGIYSFNGNKIITTSGGGMMVSDNEEYIKKALFWATQSRENERHYEHKELGFNYRMSNVVAGIGIGQMKVLDERIEKKKEIYETYKSAFTDIDNIQMMNVCNFGKPNYWLSAAIISANSEIKPLDIILALEKENIESRPVWKPMHMQPFFKEYKFFSSLDIESVSADLFNRGICLPSDTKMNEDDIKKVINIITQMF, translated from the coding sequence ATGAAAAAGAAGATATATTTGTCTTCTCCTCATATGGGAGGAGAGGAGTTAAATTATATAAATGAAGCATTTGATACAAACTGGGTTGCCCCACTTGGACCAAATGTTAACAACTTTGAAAAAGCAGTGTGTGAATACACAAATTCAAAAGCTGCTACAGCCTTAGCTAGTGGAACTAGCGGAATACATTTAGCACTTAAGTGTTTAGGAGTAGGAGAAGGAGATATTGTATTTTGTTCAACATTAACTTTTTCAGCTACTGCAAATCCTATAATATATCAAGGTGCGGAGCCTGTATTTATAGATTCTGAGTATGGATCTTGGAACATGAGCCCAATTGCACTTCAAAAAGCTTTTGATGATGCAGAGAAAAACAACAAAATGCCAAAGGCTGTTATAGTAGTTAATTTGTATGGACAAAGTGCAGATTACGATAAGTTAAAAGATATATGTAATAAATACAATGTTCCTATTATAGAAGATGCGGCTGAGTCTTTAGGTGCAACTTACAAAGGAGCTCAAAGTGGAACTATAGGCGATATAGGTATATATTCATTTAATGGAAACAAGATAATCACTACTTCTGGTGGTGGGATGATGGTTTCAGATAATGAAGAATATATAAAAAAAGCTTTGTTTTGGGCGACTCAATCTAGAGAAAATGAGAGACATTATGAGCATAAAGAATTAGGGTTTAATTACAGAATGAGCAATGTTGTTGCCGGGATCGGCATAGGGCAGATGAAAGTGCTTGATGAAAGAATAGAAAAGAAAAAAGAGATTTATGAAACGTATAAAAGTGCTTTCACAGATATAGATAATATACAAATGATGAATGTATGTAACTTTGGTAAGCCAAATTACTGGTTATCTGCAGCTATAATAAGTGCAAACTCTGAAATTAAACCATTAGATATAATATTGGCTTTGGAAAAAGAAAATATAGAAAGTAGACCAGTATGGAAACCAATGCATATGCAGCCTTTTTTTAAAGAATATAAATTTTTTAGCTCTTTAGATATAGAAAGTGTGTCAGCAGATTTATTTAATAGAGGCATATGTTTACCATCAGATACGAAAATGAACGAAGATGATATAAAGAAGGTAATAAATATAATTACACAAATGTTTTAA
- a CDS encoding acetyltransferase: MKEVIVIGAGGHSSVIIEIIEAMIDSGQDLKIKGLLDDNEKISEFMGYKVIDKIENANLYNSEDTEYVIAIGNNQTRKKIYSEFKDLKYFIAIHPSAIVSKSSDIKEGTVVMARAVINANSEIGSHVIINTGSIIEHDNKIGDFCHISPGATLCGGVTIGEETHIGANSTIIQYKSVGSKTIIGAGATVINDIQSNVVAIGCPAKSK, from the coding sequence ATGAAAGAAGTTATAGTTATAGGTGCAGGCGGGCATTCATCTGTAATAATTGAAATTATAGAAGCTATGATAGATTCTGGTCAAGATTTGAAAATAAAAGGATTATTAGATGATAATGAAAAAATATCAGAATTTATGGGATATAAGGTAATTGATAAGATAGAAAATGCAAATCTTTACAATAGTGAAGACACTGAGTATGTAATAGCAATAGGAAACAATCAAACAAGAAAGAAGATATATAGTGAATTTAAAGATTTAAAATATTTCATAGCTATTCATCCTAGTGCTATTGTAAGTAAAAGTTCAGATATAAAAGAAGGAACTGTTGTTATGGCTAGAGCTGTAATAAATGCAAATAGTGAAATTGGAAGTCATGTGATTATAAATACTGGATCAATTATAGAACACGACAATAAAATAGGTGATTTTTGCCATATATCACCTGGAGCAACACTATGTGGAGGAGTGACTATAGGAGAAGAAACTCATATAGGTGCAAACTCAACTATTATTCAATATAAAAGTGTAGGATCAAAAACAATAATAGGTGCAGGAGCTACAGTTATAAATGATATACAATCAAATGTTGTTGCAATTGGATGTCCTGCAAAATCAAAATAA
- a CDS encoding sugar transferase produces MQKFIKRAIDILGSSLGGLLISPILIIIAILIRVKLGSPIFFTQDRVGKDGNVFKIVKFRTMLEAHDKFGEELSDKKRVTSFGNFLRSTSLDELPELINVLKGDMSLVGPRPLLVEYIDLYSKEQFRRHEVRPGMTGWAQVNGRNSLDWDEKFKMDVEYVDNVNLLLDIKILFLTIFKVLKRDGISKDGHVTMDKFKGNQ; encoded by the coding sequence ATGCAGAAGTTTATAAAAAGAGCTATTGATATTTTAGGCTCTTCATTAGGTGGATTATTAATTTCTCCTATTTTAATTATCATAGCTATTTTAATAAGAGTTAAGTTAGGATCTCCAATATTTTTTACTCAAGATAGAGTAGGAAAAGATGGGAATGTATTTAAAATAGTAAAATTTAGGACAATGTTAGAAGCTCATGATAAGTTTGGGGAGGAATTATCTGATAAAAAAAGAGTAACCTCATTTGGAAATTTTCTTAGGAGCACAAGTTTAGATGAGCTACCAGAACTTATAAATGTGTTAAAAGGAGATATGAGTTTGGTTGGACCAAGGCCATTACTTGTTGAATATATAGATCTATATTCTAAAGAGCAATTTAGAAGACATGAAGTTAGACCAGGAATGACAGGGTGGGCTCAGGTTAATGGAAGAAATAGTTTAGATTGGGATGAGAAATTTAAAATGGATGTTGAGTATGTAGATAATGTGAATCTCTTACTTGATATAAAAATTCTTTTTTTAACTATATTTAAGGTTTTAAAAAGAGATGGAATAAGCAAAGATGGTCATGTAACTATGGACAAGTTTAAAGGTAATCAATAG